In Leishmania braziliensis MHOM/BR/75/M2904 complete genome, chromosome 23, one genomic interval encodes:
- a CDS encoding putative mitochondrial RNA binding protein, with amino-acid sequence MLRRLSLSALVPRLAAGVVVTTADRTIVVFSQQHHILESNQRARNSPSNVWVEDWEVDRLGMKPESGALPTQLVLDKQLELFNFDQLLSPPEVMEAPKHSSYSSRKVYGERLQFELNDRAQRHSYQSKWWITRGQAYKENLQFKANARSSILLTKSQIKLFHSSQLSGGDALQQYPVSGGSRRVYSKKGDIFQLLQDHIKSNDFNSGLYFTRRQIEFFKLSPLPDQVPVVQEALTGDRHLIYNVDQLEDPHLALKTLQRAPVNVPTFLLSGEPIMSENTKKFPKTFRSNFWLTGRDAELYQWPIRESEKRRGVPFSSGTSSPVQYELFNVEQLSNPDEAFARAGLFIQ; translated from the coding sequence ATGCTCCGTCGCTTGTCTTTGTCTGCGCTCGTGCCGCGCTTGGCCGCTGGTGTCGTAGTCACCACTGCTGATCGCACCATTGTTGTCTTcagccagcagcaccacattCTGGAAAGCAACCAGCGGGCGCGCAACAGCCCTAGTAACGTGTGGGTCGAGGACTGGGAGGTGGATCGCCTAGGCATGAAGCCGGAGTCAGGtgcgctgcccacgcagcTGGTTTTGGATAAGCAGCTGGAGCTGTTCAACTTCGACCAGCTCCTCTCGCCCCCAGAGGTGATGGAGGCGCCTAAGCACAGCAGCTACAGCAGCCGCAAGGTCTACGGTGAGCGGCTGCAGTTCGAGCTGAACGAccgcgcgcagcggcacagctACCAAAGCAAATGGTGGATCACCCGTGGCCAGGCGTACAAGGAGAACCTGCAGTTTAAGGCCAACGCGCGGTCGAGCATCCTCTTGACCAAGTCGCAGATCAAGCTCTTTCACTCCAGCCAgctcagcggcggcgacgccctCCAGCAGTACCCCGTTAGTGGTGGCAGTCGTCGTGTGTACAGCAAGAAGGGAGATATATTCCAGCTTCTGCAGGACCACATCAAGTCGAACGACTTCAACAGCGGCCTGTACTTCACCCGCCGTCAGATAGAGTTCTTTAAGCTCTCTCCGCTGCCGGATCAGGTGCCAGTGGTGCAGGAAGCCTTAACGGGTGACCGTCATCTTATCTACAATGTGGACCAGCTGGAGGACCCGCACCTGGCACTGAAGACACTGCAGCGTGCACCGGTGAATGTGCCGACTTTTCTGCTCTCTGGGGAGCCGATCATGTCAGAAAACACCAAGAAGTTCCCGAAGACGTTCCGCAGCAACTTCTGGCTGACCGGGCGTGATGCCGAGCTTTACCAGTGGCCCAtcagagagagcgaaaaacGCCGCGGTGTGCCGTTCAGCAGTGGGACCTCGTCCCCGGTTCAGTACGAGCTGTTCAATGTGGAGCAGCTGTCGAACCCCGATGAGGCGTTTGCACGCGCGGGCTTGTTCATCCAGTAG